From one Triticum aestivum cultivar Chinese Spring chromosome 4B, IWGSC CS RefSeq v2.1, whole genome shotgun sequence genomic stretch:
- the LOC123090858 gene encoding cell division cycle-associated protein 7, whose product MGRLGDKSDYESIREARISENMARMEMLGLRRCAGELSAISSAPSPRAGSVTPRKTPKPPRVLTPLRRSGRLIAAATPPGSGSRRSARLNGDSVQHKALPYRGADAEEEEQEEKRPMYIDKERLRVLQETRCDSKARGSVYDPVLGICCHFCRQKKLCGEEGCKRCGEGDFEQQCIGKTECSSCHSSYGILCRACLKVRYGEEMEEVRKNKKWMCPHCVEEKGTKKFWICNSSICLKKRKIAPTGIAIFQAREQGYASVAHLLMDQLKSRGSF is encoded by the exons atgggaaGGCTGGGCGACAAGTCCGACTATGAGAGCATCCGCGAGGCCCGCATCTCGGAGAACATG GCCCGGATGGAGATGCTCGGCCTGCGCCGCTGCGCCGGGGAGCTGAGCGCCATCTCctccgccccctccccccgcgccGGGAGCGTCACCCCGAGGAAGACCCCGAAGCCGCCGCGGGTCCTCACCCCGCTCCGCCGCTCGGGCCGCCTGATTGCCGCCGCGACGCCGCCCGGCTCCGGCTCTCGCCGCTCCGCGCGGCTCAACGGGGACTCCGTGCAGCACAAGGCGCTGCCCTACAGAG GAGCGGACGCCGAGGAAGAGGAGCAGGAGGAGAAGCGTCCCATGTACATCGACAAGGAGAGGCTGCGGGTGCTGCAGGAGACGCGGTGCGACAGCAAGGCGAGGGGGTCCGTGTACGACCCCGTTCTCGGGATCTGCTGCCATTTCTGCAG GCAGAAGAAACTCTGCGGCGAGGAGGGCTGCAAGCGCTGTGGGGAAGGAGACTTTGAGCAGCAATGCATAG GGAAGACGGAGTGCTCCTCTTGCCATTCCTCCTATGGGATCCTCTGCCGTGCTTGCCTTAAAGTTAGGTACGGTGAAG AGATGGAAGAGGTCAGGAAGAACAAGAAGTGGATGTGCCCTCACTGTGTTGAGGAGAAGGGTACCAAGAAATTCTGGATATGCAACAG CTCCATCTGCTTGAAGAAGAGGAAGATAGCACCAACCGGGATCGCCATATTCCAAG CGCGTGAGCAAGGATATGCGTCGGTCGCACACCTTCTCATGGACCAGCTGAAGAGCCGCGGATCATTCTGA
- the LOC123089929 gene encoding uncharacterized protein: MHRRLTAAAAATALRRFCSQRPPPPPDRRLAFLRSELEDLDLSRAPAQPPSREQWQVTQEPGSGGARAGDKPVAVDIAHPWPEWVALMEFLLHKGHLDPSAFAGAAPSKDSNLVRTACLRFGRERPEIVRYLSRWDIQVALRGGCPSIDRKVINSGKRLRAHVGLDEGEVCSQCNLRGSCERAYVRARKEEVGRTVDVMRILLTYGLDIITGNVGNKACLNKTVKESIKKLLNEVVELDSKGPGSTTDKAAQRMSKGQSAVPVKQGDWNCPKCNFLNFAKNIKCLRCDGEFQERYHLMHEDQDHLPLKKGDWICKRCNFLNFAKNTRCLQCHDKPTNRLLSPGEWECPSCNYLNFKRNAFCLKCGWKRPKALNDQDTIEPHRDLEQNKHPAISFVQDGIQPTLRKRQLVQKRAPLSDEDSDFWSSEEAGNDDDDDNENSMLPMHRDYKFLDSFPIVGGRSATSQEPLEREKWKEEMSRGNQGLPGEASEESNRPSPRVPRSMEMLESEDDDDEISSWFSGANSSRNLKRYNFRENMMGVARKLLAGSRVIIPIYHLATWAPSSGPSPVLCGSASLLLFLPPLSRKKAFFASRGASDIPCPRGSATAESIQRSSGGQEERRPKLEVEDGLAMGSEGSAPVVVPRNFRLLEELERGEKGIGDGTVSYGMDDADDIYMRSWTGTIIGPPNTVHEGRIYQLKLFCDTDYPDKPPTVRFQARVNMTCVNQETGMVDPRRFPMLGNWKREHTMEDILISLKKEMSTPQNRRLHQPHEGTDDQRVEQKGLAARCVVM; this comes from the exons ATGCACCGCCGCCTCACCGCCGCTGCCGCGGCCACTGCACTCCGGCGGTTCTGCAGCCAGCGCCCGCCTCCGCCACCGGACCGGCGGCTCGCCTTCCTCCGCTCGGAGCTCGAAGACCTAGACCTCTCCCGCGCACCAGCACAACCGCCGTCCCGGGAGCAATGGCAAGTAACCCAAGAGCCAGGAAGCGGCGGCGCTCGCGCGGGGGACAAGCCCGTGGCCGTGGACATCGCCCACCCGTGGCCGGAGTGGGTGGCGCTGATGGAGTTCCTCCTCCACAAGGGCCACCTCGACCCCTCCGCCTTCGCCGGCGCCGCGCCGTCCAAGGACTCCAACCTCGTCCGCACCGCCTGCCTCCGCTTCGGGCGCGAGCGCCCGGAGATCGTCAG GTATCTGTCAAGATGGGATATTCAGGTCGCTCTGCGTGGTGGGTGCCCTAGCATTGACAGGAAAGTTATTAATTCTGGGAAGCGACTGCGTGCGCATGTAGGACTTGATGAAGGAGAG GTTTGCAGCCAATGCAATTTAAGGGGAAGTTGTGAGAGGGCATATGTCAGGGCTCGTAAAGAGGAAGTGGGCAGAACTGTGGATGTTATGCGCATCCTCCTGACTTATGGTCTTGATATCATTACTGGTAATGTGGGGAACAAAGCATGCCTAAACAAAACTGTTAAAGAATCCATTAAGAAACTACTGAATGAGGTTGTCGAGCTCGATTCCAAGGGGCCTGGTTCCACAACTGATAAAGCTGCACAACGCATGTCAAAAGGTCAATCTGCTGTACCCGTGAAGCAGGGTGACTGGAATTGTCCCAA ATGCAACTTTCTTAACTTTGCAAAGAATATCAAATGTTTGCGCTGCGATGGCGAATTTCAAGAGAGATATCACTTAATGCATGAGGACCAAGATCATCTACCCCTCAAAAAAGGTGATTGGATATGCAAAAG GTGCAACTTTTTGAATTTCGCAAAGAACACACGATGCTTGCAGTGTCATGACAAACCAACAAACCGTTTACTCAGTCCGGGCGAATGGGAGTGTCCTTC GTGTAACTATCTGaacttcaagaggaatgcattctgCTTGAAATGTGGTTGGAAAAGACCAAAAGCATTAAACGACCAAGACACCATCGAACCACACCGCGATCTGGAGCAGAATAAGCACCCCGCTATTTCATTCGTTCAAGATGGCATCCAGCCGACATTGCGAAAGCGACAACTTGTGCAAAAGAGGGCTCCACTATCTGATGAAGATTCAGATTTCTGGAGCTCGGAGGAGGCAGggaacgatgacgacgacgacaatgaGAACAGCATGCTCCCAATGCACAGGGACTACAAATTCCTCGACAGTTTCCCCATTGTCGGGGGCAGGAGCGCTACTTCCCAAGAACCTTTGGAGAGGGAAAAATGGAAGGAGGAGATGTCCAGGGGGAACCAGGGGCTTCCAGGAGAGGCATCAGAAGAAAGTAATCGCCCCTCCCCTCGTGTTCCCAGAAGCATGGAGATGCTCGAgtccgaggacgacgacgacgagatCTCATCATGGTTTTCTGGTGCGAACAGTAGTAGAAACCTGAAAAGGTA CAACTTCCGTGAGAACATG ATGGGGGTGGCAAGGAAATTGCTTGCCGGCAGCCGAGTCATTATCCCTATTTATCACTTGGCAACTTGGGCTCCTTCCTCCGGCCCCAGTCCAGTACTGTGCGGAAGCGCATCTCTCCTCCTTTTTCTCCCCCCGCTGAGCCGGAAAAAGGCTTTCTTTGCTTCACGCGGGGCTTCGGATATTCCTTGTCCTCGCGGCTCAGCCACCGCGGAATCCATCCAGCGCAGCTCAGGGGGGCAGGAGGAGAGGCGGCCGAAGCTGGAGGTGGAAGACGGGCTCGCCATGGGCTCCGAGGGATCCGCGCCGGTCGTCG TTCCCAGAAACTTTAGACTTTTGGAAGAACTTGAGAGAGGTGAGAAGGGCATTGGTGATGGAACTGTGAGCTATGGGATGGATGATGCTGATGACATATATATGCGCTCCTGGACAGGAACTATTATTGGTCCACCCAAT ACTGTTCACGAGGGACGAATCTATCAATTGAAGTTGTTCTGTGATACAGATTATCCAGACAAACCACCGACTGTCCGGTTCCAGGCTAGGGTCAATATGACATGTGTGAATCAAGAAACTGGAATG GTTGATCCAAGACGATTTCCTATGCTTGGAAACTGGAAAAGGGAACATACAATGGAGGACATCCTCATCAGCCTTAAAAAGGAGATGTCAACCCCTCAGAACCGCAGGCTCCACCAGCCTCATGAAG GCACCGATGATCAGAGAGTGGAGCAGAAAGGGCTAGCAGCTAGATGTGTCGTTATGTAA